Proteins from a genomic interval of Helicoverpa armigera isolate CAAS_96S chromosome 9, ASM3070526v1, whole genome shotgun sequence:
- the LOC110372732 gene encoding 23 kDa integral membrane protein — MEGCGMNCIKYLLVVFNGIFLIFGIVIIAAACVDMGMIKGFAGMEPTGHETDALLIAIGVLIIIIAAFGCFGAWKESPKLLYIFVGCLIIIILLELSVGIAAAALRPQIEGTLKSQLRASFIKNKSTKEEDSTYREFWDRIQMNLECCGITGPDNYVASEPRINPSFSCCPNDGTDRSAEIKRSDCLSSEKYYKEGCEDKVLGTVHSAGMTVIVCGILFCFLEVAGIVLALWLAHSIKTQGKSRETA, encoded by the exons ATCTTCGGCATTGTGATCATAGCTGCAGCATGCGTGGACATGGGCATGATCAAGGGTTTCGCCGGCATGGAGCCGACGGGCCACGAGACCGATGCGTTGCTGATCGCCATTGGagttctcatcatcatcatcgctGCGTTTGGCTGCTTCGGGGCGTGGAAAGAGAGTCCTAAGCTGTTGTATATT TTCGTCGGCTGTCTGATCATCATCATACTCCTGGAGCTGTCTGTTGGCATCGCCGCAGCTGCCTTACGTCCTCAGATCGAGGGAACCTTGAAGTCCCAGCTGCGAGCCTCGTTCATCAAGAACAAGTCTACCAAGGAGGAAGATTCTACCTACAGGGAGTTCTGGGACCGCATTCAGATGAAC TTGGAATGCTGCGGCATCACCGGTCCTGACAACTACGTGGCTTCAGAGCCCCGCATTAACCCTTCTTTCAGCTGCTGCCCCAACGACGGAACCGACCGCTCCGCCGAGATCAAGCGCTCTGACTGCCTTTCCTCTGAGAAGTATTACAAAGAGGGATGTGAAGACAAAGTCCTGGGAACAGTGCATAGTGCTGGCATGACTGTCATCGTTTGCGGAATTCTGTTCTGCTTTTTGGAG GTTGCAGGCATTGTCTTAGCTCTATGGCTAGCACACTCCATAAAAACTCAAGGGAAAAGCCGGGAAACTGCTTAA